In Phycisphaerae bacterium RAS2, the DNA window ACGAGCATCTTCACCACGCTCAAGGCCGACGTCGAGACGCTCAAAAAGGTGCACGAAGAAATTGCGGAACTCACCCCGGCCGGCGGCATTCCCAAGTACAAGGACGCCGTCGACAAAGCCAAGACCGCGCTCGGCGAGGTGAAGGGTCATCTTGAGTTGATCACCAAGCGCATGCGCGACCTTTCGGATCTTGGGAAGGACGCCTCCCAGCCCGATGCGCGGAACATCGCGACGCTCCGCAAGGTGGCAGAAGACCTCGTGGCCATGATTACCCCGCTCCGCGAGGCTGTCGGCGATGACGCCGCACCGTTCCCGAAGGACATTCCCGCGGCGCTGAAGTCGTTTGCCGACGCGGGCGTCAAAGTCGGCGCCGACCTCGAAGGCCTCGTGAGAAAGGTCGACGCTTTCGCGCGCATGTACCCCGCCGCGACGCAGCACTTGAGCTGGGCCGCCTCGGTCCAGATGGGGCCGCTGACCGCGCGGATGGATGTCGGCGATGTCCTGCAGCAGGCAAGTCAGACGTTGAGCAAGGCCCGGCTGGTCATTCTCGGCGTGATCGACTCGAACAAGCCCGATCAGCTGAATGAGGCGCTTCGCGGCGCGCGGCAGAACGTGCAGGTCATGGAGCAGAACGCCGAGTCGTGCCAGAAGCTGCTGTCCGATCTGTGCGACCGGCTGGCGACGGTGGACCCGGCATCGAAGGCGTTTCTCGATGCAGCGGCCGGTGGAAGCCTCTTCGGCGACAAGGTCGAAGCCGTGACGGCGCTGGACGGCAAGTTCGCCGCGCTCCCGGAATTGAAGCTGGGTTCGATGGCCGACACGCTCAAGGAAGAGAACTCGATCATCGTCGAGTACCAGGGTCGGCTTCGGCTGGTCGGTTTCAACGAGGCGTGGCCGGTGCGGGAGAGTTTTGCCGGGCAGGGGACCGCGGCTGAAACGGCGCGAAGCTTTAACGGCGATTCGGCGTTGTCGTCGGCGTTGCTCGGGCTGATGCGCGAGAAGCCGTTCGCAACGGTGGTGCTGACGTTCTTTGAGCCGCCGCCTCCGCAGCAGCGCAACCAGTTCATGCCGCCGCCGCCGCAGAGCTGGGTGCCCTCCAATCGTCTGTCGGAGCTGCGCAAGCGCCTGGAAGCATCCAATTTCAAAGTCATTGAATGGAACATGGCGACGACCCCGGAGATGCCCAAGGCCGAGGAAGGCACGCAGCCGGTATACGTCTGTCTGCCTCCGCCTCCGCCCGCGCAGCAGTCGCCCTTCGGTCCGCAACAGGGAGAGAAGAACTTCGGCGAGCCCGAGCGAATGCGCATCAAGCAACTGCTTGATGAAAACGCCCGCGTGCTGTTCCTCGCGAGCTGGGAGATCACCGCCGGCGGCATGTTTGGCGGACCGCCCGTCTCGCCGCCCTACGGCTACGGCCCGATCCTCGCAACCGACTGGGGCATCGCGGTTGACAACTCCCAGCGCGTCGTCTGGATTCAGCCCGACGTGAAAGCCGCCAACAGTTTCCAGGTCGTGCCGCGCAAGTTCATTCACATGCCCGTCGGCGTCTTCTCGGATCATCCGATCAGCCATCCGATGACCGGCACGCGGTTCCTGGTGCAGGATGCCTGCCTCGTGAAACTTGGCGACAAACTGCCGGACGGCGTCCTTGCCTCGCAGATCGTCGGCGTGTCCGACAGCGAGAATTACGTCGCCGCCAACATCGATACGCTGATGGAGATCATCGACAAGGTGCAGGACCCGACGGCTCAAGGTCGTGTCACCGTCAAGGCCATGCCCCCGCACGGACCGTTTAA includes these proteins:
- a CDS encoding ABC-type uncharacterized transport system codes for the protein MAVSNTAATDTREGSFAQRFSIGANVVLAVVVAAAILVVVNMIAAKKSYRHDITSTGNYGLSDRTKSVLDGLKGDVTFSMLYRSGEDDEAQRNYVSRTQEYFDEMQRYSPAVRATLVTSPMQREKLVAHLSEKFSGEADQHKAALGEFEKLRAELLAVIEQRVAEAGQLVGGQSWLSDFPVFTSIFTTLKADVETLKKVHEEIAELTPAGGIPKYKDAVDKAKTALGEVKGHLELITKRMRDLSDLGKDASQPDARNIATLRKVAEDLVAMITPLREAVGDDAAPFPKDIPAALKSFADAGVKVGADLEGLVRKVDAFARMYPAATQHLSWAASVQMGPLTARMDVGDVLQQASQTLSKARLVILGVIDSNKPDQLNEALRGARQNVQVMEQNAESCQKLLSDLCDRLATVDPASKAFLDAAAGGSLFGDKVEAVTALDGKFAALPELKLGSMADTLKEENSIIVEYQGRLRLVGFNEAWPVRESFAGQGTAAETARSFNGDSALSSALLGLMREKPFATVVLTFFEPPPPQQRNQFMPPPPQSWVPSNRLSELRKRLEASNFKVIEWNMATTPEMPKAEEGTQPVYVCLPPPPPAQQSPFGPQQGEKNFGEPERMRIKQLLDENARVLFLASWEITAGGMFGGPPVSPPYGYGPILATDWGIAVDNSQRVVWIQPDVKAANSFQVVPRKFIHMPVGVFSDHPISHPMTGTRFLVQDACLVKLGDKLPDGVLASQIVGVSDSENYVAANIDTLMEIIDKVQDPTAQGRVTVKAMPPHGPFNLMVAAERKEGDKEKGRIVVCGFGAALRDDFLSQPVWSEGDTLKLDPPPAENVDLFVNALYWLINEPQWIARGPVPVPRVEPIEPARRKLVQAFVWGIWPAAVFIPGVILWSVRRR